A single region of the Thermodesulfatator indicus DSM 15286 genome encodes:
- a CDS encoding 4Fe-4S binding protein produces MKYFYLKKEHNTLSLSEGEDGSNSLLIGAFACEVPDENHLFSPTLRVNASLGDFDRFFLEKIAILEKKRFEENWVKSYTVNKKGKIIVLSKEPEKLTRFEYIYGGLLDLFTLSLGTPSLTHPVAQDIKVSKSKENYLVEFVRRLPIEEEKCTYCGICGPSCPKEAILPDLQVDFTRCDLCLECVKACPEGAIDFNRFESIELKAPYLLFLEETKIELPKDQDGIFFFENFDELLALQGEHEVVELVKQKPKNCQHISYLKTGCSLCLEACPEKAIKEIDDGLQIDHFKCNGCGTCISVCPTGAVVFSPFEDQSFFEYFGELSLKNCRVILAHEEDLKTFWWFRNKEKFPEHIFIEYGEPRALNSAHLLYLWARGASQVYLVAEKKLGIEKELAFANKIAHHFSGKEPFKILLPQEFKTISLEKPPKNPLKEFFSLPEGIKERREVLKEVLAFLISINKEIPIVLEHDSFGEVTAKEGCTLCGACLNVCRIGALSANEEDFALIFTPIKCIACSACLVACPEKVLELTKGLRLEKGFLQTKTLAKSDPARCRNCGKIFGTKKSIEKVKELLKAQGRLKDLEEILELCEDCRAIKMLEKGV; encoded by the coding sequence ATGAAATATTTTTACTTAAAAAAAGAACACAACACTCTATCTCTCAGCGAAGGCGAGGATGGCTCGAATTCTCTGCTAATTGGGGCCTTTGCCTGCGAAGTTCCCGATGAAAATCATCTTTTTTCGCCCACTTTACGTGTAAATGCTTCCTTGGGCGACTTTGACAGGTTCTTTCTCGAAAAAATAGCCATTCTCGAAAAAAAACGTTTTGAAGAAAATTGGGTAAAGTCTTATACGGTAAATAAAAAAGGAAAAATTATTGTTCTCTCAAAAGAGCCCGAAAAGCTTACACGATTTGAGTATATTTACGGCGGACTTTTAGACCTTTTTACTCTTTCTTTAGGAACTCCCTCCCTCACCCATCCTGTTGCCCAGGATATCAAAGTCTCAAAGAGTAAAGAAAATTACCTTGTAGAATTTGTTAGGCGCTTACCTATAGAGGAAGAAAAATGTACTTATTGTGGAATCTGTGGGCCAAGTTGCCCAAAAGAAGCTATACTACCCGACCTTCAAGTAGATTTTACTCGCTGCGACCTGTGCCTAGAGTGTGTTAAAGCTTGCCCAGAAGGAGCCATTGACTTCAATCGTTTTGAAAGTATTGAACTCAAAGCTCCTTACCTGCTCTTCCTCGAAGAAACAAAAATAGAACTTCCAAAAGACCAGGACGGTATATTTTTCTTTGAAAATTTTGATGAACTTTTGGCCCTTCAGGGAGAACACGAAGTCGTTGAATTAGTTAAACAGAAGCCTAAAAATTGTCAGCACATAAGTTATTTAAAAACCGGTTGTAGTTTGTGTTTAGAAGCTTGTCCTGAAAAAGCCATAAAAGAAATAGACGATGGTCTTCAAATAGACCATTTCAAATGTAATGGCTGTGGAACTTGTATAAGTGTCTGCCCTACAGGAGCCGTCGTTTTTTCTCCATTTGAAGACCAAAGTTTCTTTGAATATTTCGGTGAGCTTTCTCTTAAAAATTGCCGGGTTATCTTGGCTCACGAAGAAGATTTGAAAACCTTTTGGTGGTTTCGTAATAAAGAGAAATTCCCCGAGCACATTTTTATTGAATATGGAGAGCCAAGAGCACTTAACAGTGCTCATCTTCTATATTTATGGGCTCGCGGCGCCTCTCAAGTTTATTTGGTTGCCGAAAAAAAACTTGGCATTGAAAAGGAACTCGCCTTTGCCAATAAAATTGCCCACCATTTCAGCGGAAAAGAGCCTTTTAAAATTCTTTTACCTCAAGAATTCAAAACTATTTCCTTAGAAAAACCGCCTAAAAACCCCTTAAAAGAATTCTTTTCTCTGCCTGAGGGGATAAAAGAGCGCAGGGAAGTATTAAAAGAAGTTCTCGCCTTCCTTATTTCTATCAACAAAGAAATTCCGATTGTTTTAGAACATGACTCTTTTGGGGAAGTTACCGCCAAAGAAGGTTGCACCCTTTGTGGTGCCTGCCTAAATGTTTGTCGTATAGGGGCCCTTTCAGCCAATGAGGAAGACTTTGCCTTAATTTTTACTCCAATAAAATGTATAGCTTGTAGCGCCTGCCTGGTGGCCTGCCCTGAAAAGGTTCTTGAGTTAACTAAAGGCCTTCGCCTGGAAAAAGGCTTTTTACAAACCAAAACACTGGCCAAAAGTGACCCAGCTCGCTGCCGAAACTGTGGCAAAATTTTTGGCACTAAAAAGAGCATCGAAAAGGTAAAAGAACTATTGAAGGCCCAAGGGCGTTTAAAAGATCTTGAGGAGATACTTGAACTTTGTGAAGATTGCCGAGCCATAAAAATGCTTGAAAAAGGAGTTTAA
- a CDS encoding YgiW/YdeI family stress tolerance OB fold protein, translated as MLSYLAVLGVISSQASETRLNGESSSQLEPGIYKPSVKSERSGKVTYNPVKKTVADILANPVYHEIVEIEGVIEIHLEGNEYLFNDGTGRIVIEAGPPRFHRVVLPVGETITVIGQVDFDDGKPDLDIFKVILPDGREINVRGPGRPPWADH; from the coding sequence TTGCTGAGTTATCTTGCCGTTTTAGGAGTAATTAGCTCTCAGGCATCAGAAACACGGTTAAACGGAGAGTCTTCTTCTCAACTAGAACCTGGAATATACAAGCCTTCTGTTAAATCCGAGAGATCAGGAAAAGTTACTTATAATCCAGTCAAAAAAACCGTAGCTGATATTTTAGCTAATCCTGTCTATCACGAGATAGTAGAAATTGAAGGTGTAATAGAAATTCATCTCGAGGGAAACGAATATCTTTTCAATGATGGTACAGGGCGGATTGTAATAGAAGCTGGCCCTCCAAGGTTTCATCGCGTTGTTCTTCCAGTGGGAGAAACGATAACCGTGATTGGCCAAGTTGATTTTGATGATGGCAAGCCCGATTTAGATATTTTTAAGGTTATTTTACCTGATGGCCGAGAAATAAACGTTCGTGGACCAGGAAGGCCTCCCTGGGCTGATCACTAG
- a CDS encoding cation diffusion facilitator family transporter — translation MEFSLQKKATVIASTVATFLVVIKLIIGLVSGSVAVLASAVDSILDIFVSIFNYFAIHSAEKPPNEKFNYGLGKIEALAAVIEGLIISASGLFIAYEGIIKIIHKEPVTNLGISLVVMVISILITTGLVLFLESVAKKTGNLVIKSEALHYKTDLFTNSAVLLSLLIVHFTKFYAIDGIFGLLIAFYIIYSASKLIKEGILILMDVSLEDEIIEKIIEIIKTTPKVTDYHFLKTRKAGPFNFVDVHLVFSRDISLEEAHHISDLVEEKIRSIDPDKRWEITIHLDPFDDSDKHTRVEASQPN, via the coding sequence TTGGAATTCTCCCTTCAAAAAAAAGCCACTGTTATAGCGAGTACTGTAGCTACTTTTTTAGTAGTTATTAAGCTTATTATTGGGCTAGTGAGCGGTTCAGTAGCTGTTTTAGCCTCAGCAGTTGATTCTATCCTTGATATTTTTGTCTCCATTTTCAATTATTTTGCCATTCATAGCGCGGAAAAACCTCCTAATGAAAAGTTCAATTATGGCCTAGGGAAAATAGAAGCCCTCGCTGCGGTGATAGAAGGTTTAATCATTTCAGCTTCAGGTCTTTTTATAGCGTATGAAGGAATAATAAAAATTATCCATAAAGAGCCAGTAACCAATCTAGGTATTTCTTTAGTTGTTATGGTTATCTCGATTCTAATTACTACAGGTCTGGTACTCTTTTTAGAGTCTGTGGCCAAAAAGACAGGAAATCTGGTGATAAAATCAGAGGCACTCCATTATAAAACAGACCTTTTTACCAACTCTGCCGTTCTTCTTTCTCTCTTAATTGTACATTTTACTAAATTTTACGCCATTGATGGCATTTTTGGCCTTTTAATTGCCTTTTATATCATTTATTCAGCTTCTAAGCTCATTAAAGAAGGTATTTTGATCCTAATGGATGTTTCTCTGGAAGACGAAATTATAGAAAAAATTATTGAAATTATAAAAACCACTCCGAAAGTTACGGACTATCATTTTTTAAAAACGAGAAAAGCTGGCCCTTTCAATTTTGTTGATGTTCATCTAGTCTTTTCTCGGGACATCTCTTTAGAAGAAGCCCATCACATTTCAGACTTAGTAGAAGAAAAAATCAGAAGCATAGACCCAGATAAAAGATGGGAGATAACCATCCACTTAGATCCATTCGATGATTCAGACAAGCACACCCGCGTTGAGGCCAGCCAGCCAAACTAG
- the leuS gene encoding leucine--tRNA ligase, giving the protein MARPKYDFANIETKWQKKWEESKAFAAIDGDKSRPKYYVLEMFPYPSGRIHMGHVRNYAIGDVLARYRKMRGANVLHPMGWDAFGLPAENAAIKHGTHPAKWTYENIAYMRNQLKRLGLSYDWNRELATCDPDYYRHEQRFFIEMLERGLAYRKKTTVNWCESCQTVLANEQVEDGCCWRCGEEVVLKEMDGWFFRITAYAEELLQDIEKLRGKWPEKVLAMQINWIGKSEGAEIDFPIEGLDEKITVFTTRPDTLYGVTFMSLSPEHPLAKKLAEKDPELFSKFEEFLKETRRERRQIEEGTFEKKGLFLNAYAIHPLTGEKIPIFAANFVLMEYGTGAVMAVPAHDQRDFEFAQKYGLPIKVVIQPEGEELSPENMKEAYEGPGIMVNSGPFSGLPNEEGKKKITAYLEENGLGRGKVTYRLRDWGVSRQRYWGCPIPIIYCEHCGIVPEKIENLPVKLPLDAELDEHGRSPLPKLESFVKTTCPKCGREARRETDTFDTFVESSWYFARFACPHSEEPLDKEKVSYWLPVDQYIGGIEHAILHLLYARFFTKVLRDLGYLDFDEPFERLLTQGMVIKETYRCPKHGWLYPEEVSEDGRCLRDGCGEKVTIGRFEKMSKSKLNVVDPNAMIERYGADTVRLFMLFAAPPERDLEWSDAGIEGAHRFLQRVFRLVTENLEELKKVKAYAGKQDDLPKTLRDLRHKTHQTIAKVTEDIEKRYQFNTAIAAIMELVNTCYDTLGKDASQEALFWPVMREAVEAILLLLSPVAPHICEELWEALGKDGLIANAPWPEADKEALKAEEVTIAIQVNGKLRDQIQVPAGTSQEEIKEVALSRPKVKRHVEGKEIRKVIFVPNKLINFVIK; this is encoded by the coding sequence ATGGCTCGCCCAAAGTACGATTTTGCTAACATTGAAACCAAGTGGCAAAAGAAGTGGGAAGAAAGCAAAGCCTTTGCCGCCATTGATGGTGACAAGTCACGCCCGAAGTACTATGTACTTGAAATGTTCCCCTACCCCTCCGGGCGAATACACATGGGTCACGTGAGAAATTACGCCATTGGTGATGTTTTGGCCCGCTACCGCAAGATGCGTGGCGCTAATGTGCTTCACCCCATGGGCTGGGACGCGTTTGGCTTGCCGGCAGAAAACGCCGCCATTAAACACGGCACCCATCCTGCTAAGTGGACTTATGAAAACATTGCCTACATGCGCAATCAGCTAAAACGCTTGGGGCTTTCTTATGACTGGAACCGTGAATTGGCCACCTGCGACCCGGACTATTACCGCCACGAGCAGCGCTTCTTCATTGAAATGCTTGAGCGGGGCCTGGCCTATCGTAAAAAAACTACGGTGAACTGGTGTGAAAGCTGCCAGACCGTGCTTGCCAATGAGCAGGTAGAAGACGGTTGTTGTTGGCGCTGTGGCGAAGAAGTGGTGCTAAAAGAAATGGACGGCTGGTTTTTCCGCATCACTGCTTACGCCGAAGAACTTTTGCAAGATATTGAAAAACTCCGGGGCAAGTGGCCAGAAAAGGTCCTCGCCATGCAGATAAACTGGATAGGCAAAAGCGAAGGTGCAGAAATAGACTTTCCTATAGAGGGCCTTGACGAAAAAATTACCGTCTTTACCACCAGGCCAGATACCTTATACGGGGTAACCTTCATGAGCCTTTCACCTGAACATCCGCTGGCCAAAAAACTGGCTGAAAAAGACCCTGAACTCTTCTCCAAATTTGAAGAATTTCTCAAGGAGACCAGACGTGAGCGTCGGCAGATTGAAGAAGGCACTTTTGAGAAAAAAGGCCTTTTCTTAAACGCTTATGCCATACATCCTCTAACCGGAGAGAAAATTCCAATTTTTGCCGCCAACTTCGTGCTCATGGAATACGGCACCGGGGCGGTAATGGCCGTACCTGCTCATGATCAGAGAGACTTTGAATTTGCCCAAAAATATGGCCTTCCCATAAAAGTAGTCATTCAGCCTGAAGGCGAGGAACTTTCTCCTGAAAACATGAAAGAGGCCTATGAGGGTCCAGGTATAATGGTAAACTCAGGGCCTTTTTCTGGCCTCCCAAACGAAGAGGGCAAAAAGAAGATTACCGCTTACCTTGAAGAAAATGGCCTCGGCCGTGGCAAAGTGACTTATCGCCTGCGGGACTGGGGTGTTTCCCGCCAGCGTTACTGGGGCTGCCCTATTCCGATAATTTATTGTGAACACTGCGGCATTGTGCCTGAAAAGATCGAAAATCTCCCGGTTAAACTGCCTCTTGACGCCGAGCTTGACGAACACGGCCGCTCACCTCTACCCAAGCTTGAGTCTTTCGTTAAAACTACCTGCCCTAAATGTGGACGTGAGGCTCGCCGTGAAACAGACACCTTTGATACTTTTGTGGAATCATCATGGTATTTTGCCCGTTTTGCCTGCCCCCACTCCGAAGAACCGCTTGATAAAGAAAAGGTCTCCTATTGGCTTCCAGTGGATCAATATATCGGCGGTATTGAGCACGCCATACTTCACCTGCTTTATGCCCGCTTTTTCACTAAAGTTTTACGGGATCTTGGTTATCTTGACTTTGACGAACCCTTTGAGCGGCTTCTTACCCAGGGCATGGTTATTAAAGAAACCTATCGTTGCCCCAAACACGGCTGGCTTTATCCGGAAGAAGTTTCAGAAGACGGCCGTTGCCTAAGAGATGGCTGTGGAGAGAAGGTAACCATTGGCCGTTTTGAAAAGATGTCTAAAAGCAAACTCAATGTAGTTGATCCAAACGCCATGATTGAACGCTACGGCGCAGACACAGTACGTCTTTTCATGCTCTTTGCCGCTCCTCCAGAAAGAGACCTTGAATGGAGTGACGCTGGCATTGAAGGGGCCCACCGCTTTTTGCAACGGGTTTTCAGGTTGGTTACGGAAAACTTAGAAGAACTTAAAAAAGTAAAGGCATATGCCGGAAAGCAAGATGACTTACCTAAAACTTTACGGGACTTGAGGCACAAAACCCACCAAACCATAGCCAAAGTCACTGAAGATATAGAAAAACGCTATCAATTTAACACGGCTATTGCCGCAATAATGGAGCTGGTAAACACCTGCTACGACACGCTAGGAAAAGACGCCAGCCAAGAAGCCCTGTTCTGGCCGGTAATGAGGGAAGCGGTAGAGGCTATTCTCCTTTTACTTTCACCAGTAGCACCACACATCTGCGAAGAACTATGGGAAGCACTAGGGAAAGATGGCCTTATTGCCAACGCGCCGTGGCCTGAAGCTGACAAAGAAGCCTTAAAAGCTGAAGAGGTAACCATAGCCATTCAGGTTAACGGAAAACTCAGAGACCAGATCCAAGTGCCAGCTGGTACATCTCAGGAAGAAATTAAGGAAGTGGCTCTTTCAAGACCTAAAGTCAAGCGTCACGTAGAGGGAAAAGAGATAAGAAAAGTCATATTTGTGCCCAATAAACTTATAAATTTCGTGATAAAATAA
- the icd gene encoding isocitrate dehydrogenase (NADP(+)), translated as MAPEKIKLTEDHKLIVPDEPIIPYIEGDGIGPDIMRAAIPVWNAAVEKAYQGKRKVHWKEILAGEKAYKETGNYLPEETIQAMREHVVSIKGPLTTPVGGGFRSLNVTIRQVLDLYSCVRPVKWVPGVPSPVKHPELVDMVVFRENTEDVYAGLEWEAGSPEAKKLIDFIRDELGKEIREDSGIGIKPISRFGTRRHVRKAIEYALTYGRRSVTLVHKGNIMKYTEGAFCKWGYELAKEEFSEVTITEDELWEKHDGKLPEGKILINDRIADAMFQWALLRPAEYDVLAMPNLNGDYISDALAAQVGGLGLAPGANIGDGYAVFEATHGSAPKYAGLDKVNPSSVILSGAMMFEYLGWREVKDLIWEGISRAVQEKVVTYDLARQIEGAKEVKCSEFGQYVVEKIKEL; from the coding sequence ATGGCCCCTGAAAAAATAAAGCTCACTGAAGACCACAAACTCATTGTCCCAGATGAACCTATAATTCCATATATTGAAGGAGACGGTATCGGGCCAGACATTATGCGAGCAGCCATTCCCGTATGGAACGCTGCGGTGGAAAAGGCGTATCAAGGAAAACGCAAAGTCCACTGGAAGGAAATCCTCGCTGGCGAAAAGGCCTACAAAGAAACCGGAAACTACCTTCCCGAAGAGACTATTCAGGCTATGCGAGAACACGTAGTCTCTATAAAAGGCCCTTTAACCACTCCTGTTGGTGGAGGCTTTCGCAGTCTAAACGTAACTATTCGCCAGGTGCTTGACCTTTATTCCTGCGTGCGTCCGGTAAAATGGGTGCCAGGCGTGCCAAGCCCGGTGAAACACCCTGAATTAGTTGACATGGTCGTTTTCAGAGAAAACACTGAAGATGTTTACGCGGGCCTTGAATGGGAAGCTGGCTCGCCTGAAGCCAAAAAACTTATTGACTTTATCAGAGACGAACTGGGTAAAGAAATTAGAGAGGACTCAGGGATAGGCATTAAACCCATAAGCCGCTTTGGCACTAGGCGCCACGTGCGTAAAGCCATTGAGTACGCCTTAACCTACGGGCGCAGAAGTGTAACCCTGGTGCATAAAGGAAACATCATGAAATACACCGAAGGGGCCTTCTGCAAGTGGGGCTACGAGCTAGCCAAAGAAGAATTTTCCGAAGTCACTATTACCGAAGACGAACTCTGGGAAAAGCATGACGGCAAACTCCCTGAAGGCAAAATTCTCATTAACGACCGCATTGCCGACGCCATGTTCCAGTGGGCCTTGTTAAGACCTGCGGAATACGATGTGCTCGCTATGCCTAACTTAAATGGCGACTACATCTCTGACGCTCTCGCCGCCCAGGTAGGAGGCCTTGGCCTGGCACCTGGTGCAAACATTGGTGACGGCTACGCCGTGTTTGAAGCTACCCACGGCTCTGCTCCCAAATACGCTGGGCTTGACAAAGTTAACCCCAGTTCCGTTATCCTTTCAGGGGCTATGATGTTTGAATATCTCGGCTGGCGTGAAGTGAAAGATCTTATCTGGGAAGGTATTTCCAGAGCTGTTCAGGAAAAGGTAGTCACCTATGACCTAGCCCGCCAGATTGAAGGTGCCAAAGAAGTTAAATGCTCCGAATTTGGCCAATACGTAGTGGAAAAAATAAAAGAGCTTTAA
- a CDS encoding slipin family protein: protein MNIPITFVVIFAILFLASAVKILKEYERAVVFRLGRLIGVKGPGIIILIPFIDKMVKVDLRTITLDVPPQEVITRDNVSVSVSAVVYFRVVDAAKAVVQVENYYFATSQLAQTTLRSICGQAELDELLAEREKLNMKIQEILDADTEPWGVKVSKVEIKEIDLPDEMKRAMAKQAEAERERRSKIINAEGELQAAEKLLQAAKMMEESPITIQLRYLQTLREVAAENNSVTLFPIPIDFFKAFLKKHSD, encoded by the coding sequence ATGAATATTCCCATAACGTTTGTGGTAATTTTTGCCATTTTGTTTTTGGCCTCAGCGGTAAAGATTCTCAAAGAATACGAAAGGGCTGTGGTTTTTCGTTTAGGACGTTTAATAGGTGTTAAAGGCCCGGGTATTATCATCTTAATTCCCTTCATTGATAAAATGGTAAAAGTGGATTTACGGACCATAACTCTTGATGTTCCTCCTCAGGAGGTAATCACTAGAGACAACGTCTCTGTTTCAGTAAGTGCCGTGGTGTATTTTCGGGTGGTTGATGCCGCTAAGGCAGTGGTTCAAGTGGAGAATTATTATTTTGCCACCAGCCAGCTTGCCCAGACAACTCTTCGTAGCATTTGTGGCCAGGCTGAACTTGACGAGCTCCTGGCCGAGCGAGAGAAGCTCAACATGAAGATTCAGGAAATCCTTGACGCTGATACTGAACCCTGGGGAGTCAAGGTCTCCAAAGTGGAGATTAAAGAAATTGACCTTCCAGATGAGATGAAACGGGCCATGGCCAAACAGGCTGAGGCTGAAAGAGAAAGACGTTCTAAGATTATTAACGCCGAGGGTGAACTCCAGGCCGCGGAAAAGCTGCTTCAGGCCGCCAAGATGATGGAGGAATCTCCAATAACCATTCAGCTACGATATTTGCAAACCTTAAGAGAAGTAGCGGCAGAAAACAATTCAGTAACTCTTTTCCCCATTCCTATAGATTTCTTCAAGGCCTTTCTTAAAAAACACTCAGATTAA
- a CDS encoding DUF4405 domain-containing protein: MRKYVSLFLFWSLMAMLVTGIVLFIMPHGRVAYWTGWTLLGLDKDQWQSLHIVFGILMLIFGFWHLYLNWRPFVKYVKEKLSPANPAVITTLVSLVLLVMAVKYIPPINYLLEFQEKIKNSWVKPTTPPPVPHAELMPLRDIAMRLGMRPRDAVELLRQHGLEVPSGQISLKEVAKLNGKRPSEVYQILIQASQNRK; encoded by the coding sequence ATGCGCAAATACGTGAGTTTATTTTTATTTTGGTCATTAATGGCCATGCTCGTAACCGGGATAGTGCTTTTTATTATGCCCCATGGCCGCGTGGCCTACTGGACAGGATGGACCTTACTTGGCCTTGATAAAGACCAATGGCAATCGTTACACATTGTTTTCGGGATTCTAATGTTAATTTTTGGATTCTGGCACCTTTATCTGAACTGGCGCCCATTTGTTAAATACGTGAAAGAAAAGCTTTCTCCAGCTAACCCGGCGGTAATTACCACCCTTGTTTCTTTGGTATTGTTAGTAATGGCGGTAAAATACATACCACCTATAAATTATCTCCTGGAATTTCAAGAAAAGATTAAAAACTCCTGGGTAAAACCCACCACTCCACCACCGGTGCCGCACGCTGAGCTCATGCCTTTGAGAGATATTGCCATGCGGCTTGGCATGCGTCCGCGCGACGCTGTGGAACTTTTGAGACAACACGGATTAGAAGTTCCTTCTGGACAGATTAGTCTGAAGGAAGTTGCCAAACTAAATGGCAAAAGACCTTCAGAGGTCTATCAAATACTGATCCAAGCAAGCCAAAATAGGAAATAG
- a CDS encoding sigma-54-dependent transcriptional regulator, which produces MKILIVDDEEIQCQLIKGFLEKQGYDVCYTSNPKEALEIFEKEPIWLVLVDQKMPELTGEELLAKLKEINPKVRAIMITAYGEVETAVKVMKLGADDFLEKPINLDDLLSRIKRLEQETFTNQEAEEVIQKLEEKKELPLKIIAESKQMKEVLSMVARVAKTPWPVLISGETGTGKELIARLIHLLSDRAQGPFIEVNCAAIPETLFESELFGHEKGAFTGATQSKRGRFELAHKGSIFLDEIGEMPLSIQPKLLRVLQESKIMRLGSEREKEVDVRVIAATNRDLKAMVEEGRFREDLYYRLNVFEIKIPPLRHRKEDIPALIEFFIKKYAFRPVKFSPEALNILIKYPYPGNVRELEHIIQRTVTLARGSLVTPEDLPEELKRFKATKLGPLEERLAQIEKEMILEALKKANWVQTKAADLLGISERVLRYKMAKHGLKKPSKGGN; this is translated from the coding sequence ATGAAGATACTCATAGTTGATGATGAAGAAATTCAGTGCCAGCTAATAAAAGGCTTTTTAGAAAAACAAGGGTACGACGTCTGTTATACATCTAACCCTAAAGAAGCTCTTGAAATATTTGAAAAAGAGCCAATATGGCTGGTTTTGGTTGACCAAAAAATGCCAGAACTTACAGGAGAAGAGTTACTGGCGAAATTGAAAGAAATAAACCCGAAAGTAAGAGCTATTATGATTACAGCCTATGGAGAAGTGGAAACCGCGGTAAAAGTTATGAAACTCGGAGCGGATGATTTTCTTGAAAAACCAATCAATTTAGACGATCTGCTTTCGCGTATAAAACGTTTAGAACAAGAAACTTTCACTAACCAAGAAGCTGAAGAAGTTATCCAAAAATTAGAAGAGAAAAAGGAGCTACCCTTAAAGATAATTGCTGAAAGCAAACAGATGAAAGAAGTCCTTTCTATGGTGGCCAGGGTGGCGAAAACTCCGTGGCCAGTTCTCATTTCTGGTGAAACGGGGACAGGCAAAGAACTTATTGCCCGCTTGATACACCTGCTAAGCGATAGGGCTCAAGGCCCGTTTATAGAGGTAAACTGTGCGGCTATTCCGGAAACCTTATTTGAGTCTGAACTTTTTGGCCATGAAAAAGGAGCCTTTACTGGCGCTACCCAATCAAAACGCGGCCGTTTTGAACTGGCCCACAAGGGAAGCATATTCCTTGACGAAATAGGCGAAATGCCCCTTTCCATTCAACCCAAGCTCTTAAGGGTTCTACAAGAATCAAAGATAATGCGTCTTGGTAGTGAACGAGAAAAAGAAGTGGATGTGAGAGTCATTGCCGCTACCAATCGGGATTTAAAAGCTATGGTCGAAGAAGGCCGTTTCCGAGAAGATCTCTACTATCGCCTTAATGTCTTTGAAATAAAGATACCGCCTCTTCGTCATCGAAAAGAAGATATACCAGCGCTAATAGAGTTTTTTATAAAAAAATATGCCTTTAGACCAGTCAAATTCTCTCCTGAAGCCCTGAATATATTAATCAAATACCCCTACCCAGGAAATGTCAGAGAGTTAGAACATATAATTCAGCGCACGGTAACGTTAGCGCGAGGTTCTCTTGTTACCCCTGAAGATCTTCCCGAAGAACTCAAACGTTTTAAGGCCACCAAGCTTGGCCCCCTTGAAGAACGCCTAGCCCAGATAGAGAAGGAAATGATTCTTGAGGCCTTAAAAAAGGCCAACTGGGTACAAACCAAAGCCGCAGATCTACTGGGTATAAGTGAACGGGTATTACGCTATAAAATGGCCAAACACGGCCTAAAAAAACCTAGCAAAGGAGGAAACTGA